One Harpia harpyja isolate bHarHar1 chromosome 11, bHarHar1 primary haplotype, whole genome shotgun sequence genomic window, GGCACggtcctgccctgccccaccCCGGCACGGGGGCTgccatcggggggggggggccatcTCCCACCAGCCCTGTCCCAAACATGCTGGGGCTCGGACCCCCATGTGCCAGCCCTGGGCCAGGGTTGCTTTCGGTGCCGGTGCCCCACGTCGGCTGGCTGCAGCCGGGCTGGCAGTGCCCGGTCCCCACGCCCCGGGGACACGGGAGCTTTGGGCAGGGCGCAGCTGGATGGAGCGTGgcccagctgccagccagccagcacaggGGTCCTCGTCCGAGTGGGTCCCTGCTGCCGAGCGCGGCCAGGCAAGTCCCCAGGGATCCCCCGAGCCCCCGGCGAAGTGTGTGCAGAGCAGCCCTCGCGCTGCCCAGCCCACCGGGACGCGGGTGGTAGAGCAGCCACGGATGGGGCTCGGCCCCCCAacgccttccctccccaccccctgccttccctcccccttcttgtgtgagcagtgatcccccccatgACATCCCAGTTGCCCCCCAGTTACCACTCAGGCTGCAGTTTTCCCTCCAACGGAGtcactgcagggagaggggagggggcaggggccGAGGTCAGGGGCTGTTGGGGGGCTGCGAGGGGCTGGCGGTGCTGCCATGCCAGTCCTCCCCTGGGGACCCCAGCCCCGAGCCCTGGCCGGGCACTGAAAGCCTCTGGGAGAGGCAGAGCTAGGGAAAGGGGTCGGGGCTGGCACCCccggggggggagaagggggagcctCTCCTGCCTCTCCCACAGACCGGCACCACTGGAGCCCCATCGCTGCAGAgcggggggctggggctggatgcTGCGGGGCATCTGCCCCATTGATCCTGGGGGGCTGGGTTAGGGCTAGGTCCCCAACGGGGATGCACGTCACCTCCTGCCACCCCCTCGCTGGGAGCCAGCACCGCTTGTCCCATCCTGCCCCAGGTCCTTTAacacccccccccgacccccagcCAGGACCCCCTCCCACCCTCAGCACCCCCTGCCCCTCGGTTGGCTTCGGACCCATCGCTGGCCCCATCCGGCCCCCGCAGTGGCAGGGAGTGGGATCAGGCccctgcggggccggggccggccggggctgaGCATCAGCAGGCGGAGGACCCCGGCCGTGCACCCCAGCCCCGTCCCGGCCAGCCCCCACTGCCCCCCGCCTGGCTCCGCTGAAGTGCACTTCCCACGCTCCCGTGCTTTTCACTTGTGCCGAAGCCGTTTGAAGTTTTTCCCCCTCCCCGGCCCTCCCCGTTGTTTGTAAGACACCCGAACCGAGCAAATAAATAAACTGTGTGAACAACCAGCCTGGCGCCTCTGCCCTCTGCATGGGGACCGGGGCCAGCACCCCGACACTTGGCACCTGCGCTCAGCACCCCGATGGGTGGGAaggggacgggacggggatgCTGGCGATGGGCCCCATTGCCCCTCGCTGCCTGGGCTGTGGCTCCTCTCATCCCTGCCCACAGGTTTCCCGCAGCCTCTCGCCTCCGGCTGTTTCATGGGTGCAAGAGCCACGTCTGGGGGCATTCCTGCTGTCGCTGGGAGTGACAGAGCCCCCCCCTCTGCTCGGCAGCCTtcctctgctgccctggctgtccgGTGCTCCGGCCTCGGCTCCATCACCTGTAAGCCCCGGCAAAGCCGATGCCAGCCCAGCGGCACGGCAGGCAGCACATGGGGGATCCCCACCGCCTCCCCGCGCTGCCCACACTCACCCACCGCTGCTGGCATGGAGCACCCCATTCTGCCCCCCCGGCAGCACAGTGACACCAGGCAAGGGAGATGTTCAGGTGCACTCTGCCGTGGCAGGTCCTCTGTGCCACCCTGGAGCCCAGGGCACAGGTAAGGGCAGCGTGGTAGGAATGCCATCCCGGCACTGCCACATTGCCAGCCCCGGCGCTGGGGTGATGGACACGTGGCCACGCCAGAAGAGTAGggaggaagagatgggtgggaaccGGGATGCTGGGAAGAAAGGGATGCAGGTGTGATGCTGGCTGGCGTGCCCAGGTGAAGGGGACGTGGCAGCCTGATTTCCTGCTTGTCCCAAGGGGCAGCGCTGGGGTCAGGGCCCCCCAGGTCCCATCACCACGTGGCTGTGGGTCTCTGCCAACCCACGGGCTGGCGCGGGTCCTGCTtctgcccagggctgggatgCCAGGTCTCGTTCCTGGGACAGTGGGGCCCCGGCTGTGCCCAGTGCCAGCCCAGGGAGCCGAGCACACACCCTGCCGCGGGTGTGGtgtgctccccagctccccggccatCGCCTGTGGACTTTGTCTCAACCCCGTGGTAAAACAGGCTCCACTCTCCTGCCTGGAAACGCAGAGCCGCCTGGCAGCCGCACCGAAGCTGCCGTCCCTGGGCCAGCCAGTGCCAGAGCTGGCAGCCCAGAGAGCAGGGCCAGGGGCACCAAGGGGCCGGGCAGGGGGTAAGTGGGACCCTCCGGGCACCCCGCAGCCGGGCAGAGGCAGCTGGGGTGAGCCGGGGTCTGACACCATCACCGTGCTCGGGCCATCGCAAGCAGTGGCGAGACTGGGAGGGGTTTTCAGGCACGAGTAGGCTCCGGTGGGATGCAGAGCTGTCGTGGCGGGGCAGAGGAGACGAGGACAGGGacctcctgccccagccacagGCGCAGCGAAGGGCTGAGCATCCCGGCACAGCATCGCCCGCTCGGCTGCGACACCCTGTGCCAGGAGGGAGGGTGGCTCTGAGTGCTGGGTGCCGGCGATGCTGCCCGCTCTGCCGGGGTCCAGCAGCTGTGGTCATGAGCATCACAGCCACCGTGCCATGGTCCTGCCCTTGGCCTGGCAGGTACAGGGTGCCCAAGGTTTCCGGATGAGGCGCGGGGGCTTGTCCCTGCTGCGAGGGGCCGGCAGGGACCGGGGGGGCCAGGGagggcagcaccaggcaggtgCCCACGGCTGCCGGGGTGGTGAGGCTGGCAAAGACAGGGCTGCCAAGGCAGCGAGGGCACCCGTCCCAGCCGTGCCTGCACAAACACGGGGTTATCAGGCGGACGGGCTGGGGGAGGCCCCGCGGTGTAAACAGGAGAGTGCAGGCTCCCAGCACGGCTGCTGCCGgtgcggctgccgccgccgcgttCGCTCAGGCCCACGGGCTCCTCCGCACGCTCCCCAGCAGAAACCACTGCGTcccccggggctggggaccctgccctgcccagcGTGGACTCGGGGGGGGCCTGCAAGGATGGCAGACTGGCTGTGCACCCCcgggctgcctccctgccccagcgTTGCCTGTCCCCGGGCAGCAGCTCGAGCTCTTCCCAGGGCTGGCCGAGCCCACACTGGTGCATGCTGGTGCACACTGGTGTGTTAGCACGTTGGCACGTCGGTGCGTGCCGCAGGCTGGGGGCCAAGGGCAGCCCTCCAGGCGTGGGAGTCAGCTGCAGCCGGGGTGACGGtggcgcggggggggcggcgtTGGGAAACGGGTCATTGAACCGCAGCCAGAACTGAGCCCAGCACGGTTCCTGGAAATCCCCACGGGCTCGGGCTGAGCTTATCAGGgcgctgcagccctgccagccccgtggCCCCCACGCCCCACGGCCGCCCACCCCACACACTCCCTGGCAGACGCGGCTCAGCTGGGTGCCCCGTGCGGCTTCCCCGGGGCGTGGGGACCCCCGCCCCGACGGCTCCCCCGGACAGTAAGTGCAGTGTGGTCGGGGCAGGGGCGAGGGCAGCGCTGGGGCACTCGGGGcggccgtccccccccccggactCGGAGGGTCCGTTCCCCACGCAGGGTCTGGCCACAGCGAGGGCGTGCGTGTGCACGCTGGCTCTATCTGTGGTGGGCAGGCGGAGGGGCCGCCGGTGGCACGCTCGTGCACGTCTCGCCCGTCGGCAGGTCTGGGAGCGCACGCGGCTGTTTGCACGGGGGGGGTGGGTGCGCTGCAGGTCTGCAGCCCATTGCAGGACCCCCAGGGTGGGGGGACCCTGGAAAACTCCCTAGATGTCTCTTTATGGCGGGGGGTGGCCCAGGCCAGGCTGGCGGGTGCTGCAATGCCACCTGCTCTGCCCAGCAGCTCCCCGTGGTGCTTGGCTGGGCTGAGGGCAGGCTGGCACAGGGGGGACGAGCCCGGGACCCCCACACCCCCATGCTCTTGCAGCGCCGGGCAGCTGGGGGCCGAGTGGGATGGTTGTGGGTGCTGCTTTGGGAGGGGCTGTGCCGCTCGGCATGGGGCCAGCCAGGAGCCCTGATTAACAGCCGTGCTGGTTTCCCCCTCCTCGCTCCCCTCCTGTGCTGGCCACCAGCGCTCCCCGGAGAGGAGTCCCCTCCCAGCAGGGACCTCTGACCCCTCCAAACATGATAAAGAGATGTGGGCAGATAGTTTTCACTATCCAGGTCATTGGGGGCCATAAAAGAGCAATAGTGAATTCCAGGTAGGAACACGAAGAGGTTGTGGAAATTCAGCTGGGCACGGCGCATCGGGACCGGTGgttgcagcagctcccagccctggttCCTGCTGCAGGCGGCAAGGCTGAACCACCCGGGCTGGGCacggggctgggcagcagcaccaTGGTGATGGGCATCACTGTGGGCCTGGCCCAGTTTGCCCCAGCTGCCCCTGACGAGACCCAGGTGCTCCTGCCCCAGGAAAGGCTTAAATGGCTCCTCAGCCGCAGGGCCAGCCCTGTTTGTCCCCGTGGGAGGAAGGGTGCAGCCCGGGCAAGCTGGAGGTGAGCAGAGGGAGCAATGTCACTAGTGCTGCCGCAGGGAAGGAGGCACATCCAGGGCACAGTGCATCCGCCCTGGGGATGAGCCGGGCTGCTCCGGGTGCGGGGACCCGTGGTTGCCTGTCTCCATCCAGGGGAGCCTGACCCTGAGCTGTGCTCACCAGTACCGCAGCACCCGGGCTCTGGGCTGCCCGTCATCAACGCAGCCTTGCTCTCGGCTTCGCCACGTGCTCCCGGGAGGCTGCGAGTGGCTGGGGAGCGGTGCCCGGCACCGATGCACCCCTGACCTGCCCGGGCTCACGCGATCCCAGCCAGGAGCAGTGACAGCAGGGTTGCGGCTATGCCTGGGCAAACAGGGAGAGGATGCGCTGCTTGCCAGCGGGCACACCCGGCTCGCCCCAGGGTTATGTGTGTCTTGCTGGCACAGGGACCGGGATGGGGATGGCGCTTGCAATGTGGTGAGAGGTGCTGTCCCGCAGGGACCCACCTGCGCCGCTCCTCCCTTCCCCGGCACCCGCTATCCCGTCCAGCTCCGGCCCCGTTAGCACAGGAGGATCGACACAAAGGTCAGGGCAGTTTACTCTCGCTTTGCGTGATATGGGGGTTAAAGTCCCCTCCTTTTTATGAGCCATGAAACCATTTTTATGATCCCCGTTGTTTCAATAGCTCGGCTGTTTGGAGCCTCCTTCCTGTAAATGCGCAAGGGGAAAGTCCAGGCAGAGGTGGACCTGGCACTGCCGACACCTCTCCCTGTCGCAAGCTGATGCTCCCGGTGCTGCCAGTGGCTGGTGGTCCCTCCCCGCCTGGTGTGCGTGGTAAGGCACCAGGGCAGCCGTGCTGGAGCGGGCAAGAGCTGCCCGGGGCAGTGGCGGAGGCTGGCGCAGCCACGGTCTCGCAGCACCGCTGCCCTCTTGGTGGTGCGGGCGACGCTGGCTGCCTGCGGCAGGTTTGGCTTTGCTCGCTCGCGGCTGTGGTGCGGCTCATCTCGGGATGCGGCCAGCCTGGGGGACAGAGGCGGGAGGGGGACATCAGCTTCGGGGCAGTTCCCGTCAGGAATGGTGCTTTGTGCTCTGGCTGCTTCTGTCCAAGACCTGGCGTTTCTGGGTAAATGGAGCGAATGACTGCTGGGACGTGGCTGGTTTGTGTTAGGGGTGTCTGTCCCCTGGGTGCAGGTATCTCTTGGACACTGCCCAAGCAAGGACAGCAGTACCAGGCTGGGAGAGGGAGCTGCACGCTCCCAGCctctgttccttctgctgctcttaacggctgctctcccctcctgcttGCAGGGCCAGCCAGGTCCTGCCCCTCGTCCTCAGGTGAGCCGGGAGCCCGAGGGCGACCTCGAAACTGAGCAGCGTCCCCAGTCCAGGGTGAGGTTGGCAGAGGGTTGAATGCTGACTCTTCCCAAGAGATGGACAGAGTCACCAGGCACCTGGTCTTCCAGCTCCCGCAGACCTCGCACAAGCATGACCATAACGATGCTCACCAAGCCGGCTCGTTTGCGGAGCAGAGGGCCAACAGCGATGACGACGTGTTTGGTTCCGTTCAACACAGCAGCCAGAGGGTGGAAAACGGCTATGGCTGGAAAACGAAGTCAAAGTCATCCTTGTATTTCCTGGAAGGTGGAAAGGATGTCTGGACCCCATCCCCGGACAGGGAGTCCAAGCTGGAGGTGGTGAGGTCGGGAAGCCTGTACGACCTCAGGGCTTACAAAGGCGAGAGGAAACCCTCGAAGCTTTACGATGAGGATGAGCAGGAACAGTACAGGGTCCCTCCACCGAACGTCTCACCCGAGAAAGCCAGGGAGCTTGAGGATGAGAGGAGGGAGGTCATCCGGGGCCAGGTGGTGAGGAAGAGCTCCACCGTGGCCGAGAGGTGGAGTTCCATGGATGAGCTGAGCTCCAtaaacactggcacaggcagcCAGGGTGAAGGCAGGCACACGGGCAACTTCACCACCAGCTTTGCCATTTGCTTTGACAAGCCTTCCTCGAGGAGGGCAGCGACGCCTGTTGACCCTGAAAATATCGACACGGAGCAGATCAACTTTTCCGCTGCTCGGCAGCAGTTCCTGTTGCTGGAGCAGACCAACCCAGGCTCTTTTTTCAGCCCAGGGCAACAGGCCATGTCTCCAAAGCCAGAGTCAATGACAAAAGTCTCTGCACAAGAGTGGCACAGTCCTGAGATGGCCATGAAGGCTGCAAGAGGTTACGGTAATGCCAGTGCGTCCAGCCAGAGCAGGATGGACAAGACTGTTTATCAGGTTTATAATGTGTCCTACAAGACACCTGTGAAGGAGGAGGTTCATGCTCCCAGAAGGGCTGATACTGAAGGGTCATATCCCACCGGGAAAATGTCCAGCTTGACTAAAGAATCTTCCAGAGAGGACCTGGACTCCGGCTTGGGTGAGATGTATAATGAAGCCAATGCAGGCTATGCCAGCGACGGAAGCGCATCCAACGAGACCTTCAATGGCCCTGTGGATCTGAGGGCCAGCAGCAATGGCCTGGACAAGGAGACAAAGATCAGCAACGAGACGCCCATCGAGCGGGAGATCCGCATGGCGATGGAGAGGGAGGAGAACCTCTGGAAGGAGAGGGGGATCCAGCGGCTGACCTCCAGCAGCGAGCTGGTGGAGATCCAGACCAAGCCTCTCCTCTCCATGCATGCCTCTCCCGGCCCAGGCAGGAAAGGGAAGGACAAAGGCCGCGCTTCCCTTTACGTCCAGAGGGAAATCGAGCAGGAAACCAAGCGCGAGGAAGATCTGAAGAAGCAAGGGAGGCTGCTGGGGATGTATGACAGGGGGACGCAGCAGGAGCTGGATGAGCGCAGGAGGGTGTTCGAGCAGGAGGAAGCCCCCCCGCAGAAGCCCACCCCCACGAAGAAGGCAGATGAGTGGAGGACCTCGATTAATGAGTTTGCGGCGGAGCAGCCCACGAGCCATGGCCCCTGCCCCGCAGAAGCCACCAAGGGTGGGAGAAGACTTCCCAGCTACGCAGCGAGCATCACGCACTTCCAGGCGTCCCAGCCGCGCTTTGCTGCCAGCGAGAAGAGCCAGGACCAGCCCTTGGTGTCCCAGCACGTTTCCGCCAGCGCCAGCAAATGGGGGAGCGAGGATTCCTGGGGAGGAAGGCTTCCCGGCTCCACCCTGAGCCCCGCCGGCACGGCTGTCCTGCCCAGAGAGtacttctccttctccttctggAAGCCCAAGGTCTCCTTTGTGGACGACATGGGGACGCAGAACCCGCTAAGGAGGGATGATGGCCGGGAGGAGCAGTACAAGCTGAGGACCTGGAAGCCCCAGACGTCAGCGCTGATCGAGAAGGAGATTCGGAGCGACTTGCAGAGggaagaggagctgcaggagcagcggcggcagcggcagctgATAGACGGCTACTCCCTGGTCAGCGGCGACGGCGTTCCCCAGGAGGGCTCCCGCTCACGGCACAGCTCCGGTAAGGGGAGGAGAGGAATGGTGGGCTGGGACGGGACAGGGGTCAGTCCCAGGGGCAGGGCTACCACGGGCATCGCTCCTGCCTTCCCGTTCCTTGTGGCTCTGAGTTTCAGCAGGAGCCATCagagggggcaggaggggcaccgtGGAGTGCTCTTCCCAAGGGACCTTCCCGTGCAGACAGGCAGGTGCCTCTCCCAGGCACGGGAAGCCTTTACGGCCGGTGTCCACGCTCTCCGTGAGATGCCTCTCGCAGCCGGCAGGCAGAGGTGACCTGGGCTCTCCATGAGAGCAAGAGTGGCCACAGCAGGGACTGAGGGGGACAGAGTTATGGGTGGAAAGCATCAAGTCCCCGCCTGGGAGAGTCTGGCTGCAGGTGAGGCGTCCAAGTTCCTCCCTGCAATGATTTGCTGAGATGCCCATAAGGACTCCTGTGTGTTGGTAGCAAGTTGTCCCGGGAGAAATAATTCTCCTTGGACAGGGATTCTGTGGTCAGCAAGCAGAAGTGCTTGATGTGAAGTCCCTGGAGCCAGCTGGACCAGCCCAGCCTGCCGGGGGGAGCAGATGTAGGGCAACTGCCGATGACGATAAGGGATAGGCTCCGCGAGAGCGGCACGGCTTTTGATTCCAGAGCTGCTCAGGTTTTGATGACTTTGTGTCATGCTACCGCAGAAAACAGTGCTGGAAGGGCCCAGAAGTGCCCAGCTCATGCATTTCTCCTCCCTTGCTCCTGACAATCCCCGGCTGGCACCCAGACACAGGGTCCCGGCCATGACTGAACCTGCTGGACCTGCCAAGGAGGCCGGTCTGGGGCAGGAGCCTTCCTCTCCTGCGAGTACCCCAGCCCCTGGGAGCAGTCCTGGTGTCCCTCACCCTCCCGACGGCTCTTTCTCTTGAAGCTGCCTCAGGTGTCAGCGGCACCTACTCAGTGTCCGGGTCTCCCACCTCCACTCCTGCCTCGCACCAGGCGGGGGTCCTGGGGCTGGTGTCGTCCTTCACCCCGCTGAGAGTGGCCGGTCCCTCCCAGGGCAGCACGGAGACCCTCACCCCCGACTCGGCTCGTTCCAGCCCCTTCGAGGAGCGGAGGAGGAGGGTGAAGGAGGATGGAAAGGTGAATGCGCCCACCCTGCCTGTGCCGGGCAGCACGCGGTCGGGGGGCTGGAGCCCAGGAGAAGGCTGGTGGCTCTGGGGCCGGAGGCGGCCGTGCCTGGCTCCCACCCGGAGCTGGAGGGCCAGCTGCTCGGCTTGATGGGAGACCCAGTGGTGGTGGGACTGGCGAGGGGCTGTGCCGAGCCCCCAGGGCAGTGCCCCGCTGCTCAGGGGTGCCAGCGCTGGGTGGgactggagaggagcaggagcttcctcgggggggggggggggggtcctggcctGAACTGTCCCCC contains:
- the MISP gene encoding mitotic interactor and substrate of PLK1; protein product: MDRVTRHLVFQLPQTSHKHDHNDAHQAGSFAEQRANSDDDVFGSVQHSSQRVENGYGWKTKSKSSLYFLEGGKDVWTPSPDRESKLEVVRSGSLYDLRAYKGERKPSKLYDEDEQEQYRVPPPNVSPEKARELEDERREVIRGQVVRKSSTVAERWSSMDELSSINTGTGSQGEGRHTGNFTTSFAICFDKPSSRRAATPVDPENIDTEQINFSAARQQFLLLEQTNPGSFFSPGQQAMSPKPESMTKVSAQEWHSPEMAMKAARGYGNASASSQSRMDKTVYQVYNVSYKTPVKEEVHAPRRADTEGSYPTGKMSSLTKESSREDLDSGLGEMYNEANAGYASDGSASNETFNGPVDLRASSNGLDKETKISNETPIEREIRMAMEREENLWKERGIQRLTSSSELVEIQTKPLLSMHASPGPGRKGKDKGRASLYVQREIEQETKREEDLKKQGRLLGMYDRGTQQELDERRRVFEQEEAPPQKPTPTKKADEWRTSINEFAAEQPTSHGPCPAEATKGGRRLPSYAASITHFQASQPRFAASEKSQDQPLVSQHVSASASKWGSEDSWGGRLPGSTLSPAGTAVLPREYFSFSFWKPKVSFVDDMGTQNPLRRDDGREEQYKLRTWKPQTSALIEKEIRSDLQREEELQEQRRQRQLIDGYSLVSGDGVPQEGSRSRHSSAASGVSGTYSVSGSPTSTPASHQAGVLGLVSSFTPLRVAGPSQGSTETLTPDSARSSPFEERRRRVKEDGKYAGIEPVDKINTEVVESTRVIRHKSAMAQRWEAGQYVRDDD